Proteins encoded within one genomic window of Aspergillus nidulans FGSC A4 chromosome VII:
- the xanB gene encoding isocyanide synthase xanB (transcript_id=CADANIAT00009342) — MSSDFKVHANDNAPIAEQQDVTNAVSPDTENVDKFKNEVEGSEKSTDGPCMETAVKIMQILQSYSVNCKDNGTLWEDLETFLPTITACIEKDEPVRMALPAFPFKSPNSQQKSMGILPDLGEELALNHLNGLCLNIAQVYEHGAEVHIISDGLVYNDLLGVPDEVVWEYGEALRQIAVDHKLQHLRFIRVVDILEHDQCPTDDPKSAKEFYLTHAPCFRRELILRFGDPTFDPRAAIKSDMDVCSTYRGYIRFLSKDLAHRFTSHSKSAKEAAITPIARAMISRGQVFASAIRNQRGSYVRLSIHPSKNSRKLSVPLIPNGQTAGIGHTPWHSSIAVGADGSYCATHADQVRNTHDLIFKDGRPYCFRERSELFDWGSDGLEVTFEHLYPCGLIIRPVVTDDQDPPSIRLIPMRKVRKLSANLSPVILRGFGDTHMEEVFIETATKLGRITTWSENIIVKVRDSGRQDKQNNNVKSNEAMPMHFDGMFRFKHEIDPVTGEEVRVQDIPRYQFFTCQAAAAEDDGFTLFASSRLFMRYLPEPWTVERLEKITWSMENDGFWDAKVYNLPLVIKHPDTGLPSLRWHQPWGSKDTKFSTCDVTIDNDDVRLVALVDKLTYDYRVCKRFSWQVGDALVSDNISMLHTRTAFESGCNRELWRIHCD; from the exons ATGTCTTCTGATTTCAAGGTGCACGCCAATGACAATGCCCCCATTGCTGAGCAGCAAGACGTGACAAATGCAGTCAG TCCCGATACTGAGAATGTCGATAAGTTCAAGAACGAGGTCGAAGGCTCCGAGA AAAGCACAGACGGACCCTGCATGGAGACAGCCGTCAAGATCATGCAAATCCTGCAGAGTTACAGCGTCAACTGCAAGGACAACGGTACACTCTGGGAAGACCTCGAGACGTTTCTACCGACTATCACGGCCTGCATAGAGAAGGATGAGCCCGTGCGCATGGCCCTACCAGCGTTTCCCTTCAAGTCGCCAAACAGCCAGCAAAAGTCCATGGGCATTCTTCCTGATTTGGGCGAGGAGCTGGCGTTAAACCATCTGAACGGTCTCTGCCTGAATATTGCCCAGGTGTATGAGCACGGTGCTGAGGTGCATATTATTTCAGATGGGCTTGTTTATAATG ACCTCCTTGGCGTCCCGGACGAAGTGGTCTGGGAATATGGCGAAGCCCTCCGCCAAATCGCTGTCGACCATAAACTGCAACATCTCCGCTTCATCCGGGTCGTTGATATCCTGGAGCACGACCAATGCCCGACAGACGACCCGAAGTCGGCCAAGGAGTTTTACCTAACTCACGCCCCGTGCTTCAGGCGAGAGCTCATCCTGCGCTTCGGGGATCCCACCTTCGACCCCCGTGCCGCCATCAAATCAGACATGGACGTCTGTTCGACCTATCGCGGCTACATACGGTTCTTATCCAAGGACCTTGCCCATCGGTTTACGTCGCATAGCAAGAGTGCGAAAGAGGCGGCCATTACCCCCATTGCGCGCGCCATGATCTCTCGTGGCCAGGTGTTTGCTTCAGCCATTCGGAATCAGCGGGGGAGCTATGTGCGGCTCTCTATCCACCCATCAAAGAACTCCCGGAAGCTCTCTGTTCCTCTGATACCCAATGGGCAAACTGCCGGTATCGGCCACACCCCTTGGCATTCAAGCATTGCTGTCGGCGCGGATGGTTCATATTGCGCTACGCATGCCGACCAGGTTCGCAACACTCATgacctcatcttcaaggatgGGCGTCCATACTGCTTCCGCGAACGCTCAGAGCTATTTGATTGGGGTTCCGATGGCCTTGAAGTTACATTCGAGCACCTGTATCCGTGCGGCCTTATTATTCGTCCTGTAGTCACTGACGATCAAGACCCGCCTTCAATCCGCCTCATCCCAATGCGCAAGGTCCGTAAGCTCTCCGCCAACCTGTCACCCGTCATTCTCCGAGGTTTTGGTGACACCCACATGGAGGAAGTATTCATCGAAACAGCCACCAAACTAGGCCGCATCACCACCTGGAGCGAAAACATCATCGTTAAAGTCCGCGACTCCGGAAGGCAGGACAAGCAAAACAACAATGTTAAGTCCAACGAGGCCATGCCCATGCATTTCGACGGAATGTTCCGTTTCAAGCACGAGATTGACCCTGTTACAGGCGAAGAAGTCCGAGTGCAGGATATCCCTCGATATCAGTTCTTCACGTGCCAAGCTGCGGCGGCCGAAGACGATGGGTTCACGCTCTTCGCTAGCTCGCGCCTCTTCATGCGGTATCTTCCTGAGCCCTGGACCGTTGAGCGACTGGAGAAAATAACCTGGAGCATGGAGAATGACGGCTTCTGGGACGCGAAGGTGTATAATCTTCCGCTTGTCATTAAGCATCCTGATACTGGCCTCCCGTCACTGCGATGGCACCAGCCTTGGGGATCGAAGGATACCAAGTTCAGTACCTGCGACGTCACCATTGATAACGATGATGTGAGACTCGTCGCCCTGGTTGATAAGCTGACGTACGATTATCGCGTCTGCAAGCGCTTTTCGTGGCAAGTTGGCGACGCGCTTGTTAGTGATAACATCTCCATGCTGCATACAAGGACTGCGTTTGAGAGTGGTTGCAATCGAGAGCTTTGGCGGATTCATTGCGACTAG